A genomic window from Flavobacterium johnsoniae includes:
- a CDS encoding rhamnogalacturonan acetylesterase codes for MKSRFIISIFCMALAFAIMSFIKPKSKTTVYLIGDSTVADYANNYEEGKDYMKTRYPVTGWGQVFQQFLVKDSLKKINKLIKTDSAFVDDRARGGRSTRTFFQEGRWRSVYENLKKGDLVLMQFGHNDAAEDRPERYVNLEGYKEFLRLFIEQARSKGVKPILITPVARNFPWKDGKLQNIHGQYPQAVKDVAKELNVMFIDLNQKSMDFFTKKGQSYVSENYFMNIPAGKYEAYPDGQKDNTHFQTKGAVEVARLVFEGMKELN; via the coding sequence ATGAAATCAAGATTTATTATTTCAATTTTCTGTATGGCTTTAGCATTTGCCATTATGTCTTTCATCAAACCCAAATCGAAAACTACGGTTTATTTAATTGGCGATTCGACCGTTGCAGATTATGCTAATAATTACGAAGAAGGAAAAGATTATATGAAAACCAGATATCCTGTTACAGGTTGGGGACAGGTTTTTCAGCAATTTTTGGTCAAAGACAGTCTCAAGAAAATTAATAAACTAATTAAAACTGACAGCGCTTTTGTAGACGATAGAGCCAGAGGTGGCAGAAGTACTAGAACTTTTTTTCAGGAAGGAAGATGGCGTTCGGTTTATGAAAACCTGAAAAAAGGAGATTTAGTTTTAATGCAATTTGGTCATAACGATGCTGCCGAAGACCGACCAGAGAGATATGTAAACCTTGAAGGCTACAAAGAGTTTCTAAGATTGTTTATTGAACAAGCCAGATCGAAAGGCGTAAAACCAATTCTTATTACGCCCGTTGCTAGAAATTTTCCTTGGAAGGACGGAAAACTGCAAAATATTCATGGCCAATATCCGCAAGCCGTAAAAGATGTCGCGAAAGAATTAAACGTAATGTTTATTGATTTGAATCAAAAATCAATGGATTTTTTCACGAAGAAAGGTCAGTCTTATGTAAGCGAAAATTATTTTATGAATATTCCCGCAGGAAAATATGAAGCATATCCAGATGGGCAAAAAGACAATACACATTTTCAAACTAAAGGCGCTGTAGAAGTGGCAAGATTAGTTTTTGAAGGAATGAAAGAGTTAAACTAA
- a CDS encoding alpha/beta hydrolase, producing the protein MKFQNRKLEVLFIWVFILFFQNLDAQYLTGITQVRDTSFNNKSAFKKTLKYFPNTALVPAMHFDFVEQKNNIVYQSYGTRKMKLDVFFNKNKKEKQTAIIIIHGGGWRSGSKEQHYQMAQKLASLGYVCFTPEYRLSTEALFPAAVYDIKASIRWVRENAEKYHIDSNKIVTLGFSAGGELAVFMGVTGNMPLFEGTITNSNSKSQVNAIIDIDGTLSFVHPESSEGNDDKNISAGTYWFGYSKKDNPKLWETASPLSYAAKATPPTLFINSSIARMHAGRDDFRKILTENGIYSEVHEFENSPHTFCLFNPWFEPTIQYIDTFLTNVFK; encoded by the coding sequence ATGAAGTTTCAGAATAGAAAATTAGAAGTATTATTTATTTGGGTTTTCATCTTATTTTTTCAAAATTTGGATGCACAGTATTTGACTGGAATTACTCAAGTCAGAGATACTTCTTTTAATAACAAAAGCGCATTCAAAAAAACATTAAAATATTTTCCAAATACGGCTTTAGTTCCCGCAATGCATTTTGATTTTGTGGAGCAGAAAAACAACATCGTTTACCAAAGTTATGGCACGCGAAAAATGAAATTGGATGTTTTCTTTAATAAAAATAAAAAAGAAAAACAGACCGCAATTATCATTATACACGGAGGTGGATGGCGTTCTGGCAGTAAAGAACAGCATTATCAAATGGCACAAAAACTCGCAAGTTTGGGTTATGTCTGTTTTACGCCCGAATACAGGCTTTCTACAGAAGCGCTTTTTCCTGCGGCGGTTTATGATATCAAAGCTTCCATTCGTTGGGTAAGAGAAAATGCAGAAAAGTATCATATTGACTCTAATAAAATTGTAACTCTAGGATTTTCAGCAGGCGGAGAATTAGCTGTTTTTATGGGCGTAACAGGAAATATGCCTTTGTTTGAAGGAACAATAACCAATTCAAATTCTAAATCTCAAGTAAATGCTATAATTGATATTGACGGAACGTTATCGTTTGTACACCCAGAAAGTAGTGAAGGTAACGATGACAAAAATATTTCGGCAGGAACGTATTGGTTTGGTTATTCCAAAAAAGACAATCCGAAACTTTGGGAAACTGCTTCGCCGTTAAGTTATGCAGCTAAAGCAACTCCGCCAACATTGTTTATAAACAGTTCGATTGCTCGAATGCACGCAGGAAGAGACGACTTTAGAAAGATTTTGACTGAAAACGGAATCTATTCTGAAGTTCACGAATTTGAAAATTCACCTCATACCTTTTGTCTTTTCAACCCTTGGTTCGAACCGACAATTCAATATATAGATACATTTTTAACGAACGTTTTTAAATAA
- a CDS encoding pectinesterase family protein, with amino-acid sequence MVIFNFLMASLFFINYSFRGNSTRNETKEILSDFKSYDIIVDGNGNGDFKTVQEAFNAVPLFKTSQTKIFVKNGIYKEKLELPLNKNNVTLIGESKENVILTYDDFASKSNGTGGTIGTSNSASFIVTGNGFKAQNITFENSSGPVGQAVAVRVDGDRVIFENCKFLGFQDTLYPREGFSRQYYKNCYIEGTTDFIFGGSTVVFDQCEIFAKKGGSYITAANTPESNLYGFVFLNCKLTTNSKVNSYFLGRPWRNYARTAFIKCEMDLHIKPQGWHNWGKPEAEKTAYYAEYQSSGIGGNTESRVNWSHQLSVEQFKKEYSVKAIFKDWKPN; translated from the coding sequence ATGGTAATATTCAATTTTTTAATGGCATCTCTTTTCTTTATCAATTATTCTTTTAGAGGTAATTCGACACGAAATGAAACAAAGGAAATTCTAAGCGATTTTAAGTCATACGATATTATAGTAGATGGAAACGGGAATGGCGATTTCAAAACGGTTCAAGAAGCGTTTAATGCAGTGCCTTTATTTAAAACATCTCAAACTAAAATTTTTGTAAAGAATGGAATTTACAAAGAAAAACTGGAGCTTCCTTTAAATAAGAACAATGTCACGTTAATTGGAGAAAGCAAAGAAAATGTAATTCTTACTTATGATGATTTTGCTTCAAAATCTAATGGAACAGGCGGCACAATCGGAACTTCCAATTCGGCAAGTTTTATTGTTACAGGAAATGGTTTTAAGGCGCAGAATATAACTTTTGAAAATTCCTCTGGACCAGTCGGACAAGCTGTTGCTGTTAGAGTCGATGGCGATCGAGTAATCTTCGAAAATTGTAAGTTTTTAGGTTTTCAAGACACTTTATATCCGCGTGAAGGTTTTAGCAGACAATATTATAAAAATTGTTATATCGAAGGAACAACAGATTTTATTTTTGGAGGTTCTACAGTCGTTTTTGATCAATGCGAAATCTTCGCAAAAAAAGGAGGTTCGTACATAACCGCTGCTAATACTCCAGAATCTAATTTGTATGGTTTTGTATTTCTGAATTGCAAACTCACCACAAATTCAAAAGTTAACTCTTATTTTTTAGGAAGACCTTGGAGAAATTACGCGCGAACTGCATTTATAAAATGTGAAATGGATTTGCACATAAAACCGCAAGGATGGCATAATTGGGGAAAACCTGAAGCAGAAAAAACGGCTTATTATGCCGAATATCAATCTTCTGGAATTGGAGGAAATACAGAATCAAGAGTAAACTGGTCGCATCAACTTTCGGTAGAACAATTTAAAAAAGAATATTCTGTAAAAGCCATTTTTAAAGATTGGAAACCTAATTGA
- a CDS encoding glycoside hydrolase family 28 protein: MIKIKTTILSTVILFTLFSCANKKEGVVNVSEKKIKSEMKLPFKMPEVQIPKFKTDTLNIVDFGAVPNTEQLCTNAINSALEKCSQSGGGVVVIPAGLWTTGPIKLKSNVNLHTQNGAFISFTSDLKQYKLIESYFEGSKVIRCESPIMGIDLENIAITGQGIFDGNGAVWRPVKIGKMTAGQWDELVKSGGVLSKDGKIWYPSKGAYIGNEEKGKLPKKETIENMEPYKEALRPVMVSLVNCKKLLLDGVTFQNSPAWNVNPLMCEHLTLRNLTIRNPWYSQNGDGLDLESCRIGTVTNCRFDVGDDAICIKSGKDKEGRDRGRPTEFFVITDCVVYHAHGGFTIGSEMSGGVRNIFAKNLTFNGTDCGLRFKSVRGRGGVVENIWMEDIRMNNIPTDAINFNLYYFGKSLSEDKNTGEVTVSKEPVSDETPVFKNMYFKNIYVNGAAQALKIMGIPEMPVSNIEFQNMIIRSDVGVQLNYASKIAFKNLDLRLDKPGIAVSFSNSQNVSLDGLKSSGENQMFWIGGLETKDISLKTKGKKMILNKDVKVLESIKDEVKVFD, translated from the coding sequence ATGATAAAAATTAAAACAACAATTCTTTCTACAGTAATCCTCTTTACTCTTTTTTCTTGTGCAAACAAAAAAGAAGGCGTGGTTAATGTTTCAGAGAAAAAGATAAAATCGGAAATGAAACTTCCATTTAAAATGCCAGAAGTTCAGATTCCGAAATTCAAAACTGATACTTTAAATATTGTTGATTTCGGAGCAGTTCCTAATACCGAACAGCTTTGCACTAACGCTATTAATTCGGCACTAGAAAAATGCTCTCAATCGGGCGGAGGAGTTGTGGTGATTCCAGCAGGACTTTGGACAACGGGACCAATAAAACTAAAAAGTAATGTAAATCTTCATACTCAAAATGGTGCTTTTATCTCTTTTACAAGCGATTTAAAACAGTATAAATTGATCGAATCTTATTTTGAAGGAAGTAAAGTCATTCGCTGTGAATCGCCAATTATGGGAATTGATTTAGAAAATATTGCGATTACTGGACAAGGTATTTTTGATGGAAATGGAGCTGTTTGGAGACCTGTTAAAATCGGAAAAATGACTGCGGGGCAATGGGATGAATTGGTAAAATCTGGAGGTGTTTTGTCTAAAGACGGTAAAATATGGTATCCTTCAAAAGGCGCTTATATTGGTAATGAAGAGAAAGGCAAACTTCCTAAAAAGGAAACCATAGAAAATATGGAGCCTTATAAAGAAGCGCTTCGTCCAGTTATGGTAAGTTTGGTAAATTGTAAAAAACTGCTTTTGGACGGTGTTACTTTTCAGAATTCTCCAGCTTGGAATGTAAATCCGTTAATGTGCGAACATCTTACTTTACGCAATTTAACTATTCGTAACCCTTGGTATTCTCAAAATGGTGACGGTTTGGATTTAGAATCTTGTAGAATTGGAACCGTAACCAATTGCCGTTTTGATGTTGGCGACGATGCGATTTGCATTAAATCAGGAAAAGATAAAGAAGGAAGAGATCGCGGAAGACCAACAGAATTTTTCGTAATTACAGATTGCGTGGTTTATCATGCACATGGCGGTTTTACCATTGGAAGCGAAATGTCTGGAGGAGTTCGAAACATATTTGCTAAAAATCTGACTTTTAACGGAACTGATTGCGGACTTCGCTTTAAATCGGTTCGCGGACGCGGCGGTGTCGTAGAAAATATATGGATGGAAGATATTCGTATGAATAATATTCCAACTGATGCCATAAATTTTAATCTCTATTATTTTGGAAAATCTTTATCTGAAGATAAAAATACAGGTGAAGTAACTGTTTCAAAAGAACCAGTATCTGACGAAACGCCGGTTTTTAAAAATATGTATTTTAAAAACATTTATGTAAACGGTGCTGCACAGGCTTTAAAAATTATGGGAATTCCAGAAATGCCAGTTTCTAATATTGAATTTCAAAATATGATTATCCGATCTGATGTTGGAGTTCAGCTAAATTATGCCAGCAAAATTGCTTTTAAAAACCTTGATCTAAGATTAGATAAACCTGGAATTGCTGTGAGTTTTTCAAATAGTCAGAATGTGAGTTTAGACGGTCTTAAATCTTCAGGAGAAAATCAGATGTTTTGGATTGGAGGTTTGGAAACAAAAGATATTTCATTAAAAACGAAGGGAAAGAAAATGATTCTGAATAAAGATGTAAAAGTCTTAGAATCTATAAAAGATGAGGTAAAAGTGTTTGACTAA
- a CDS encoding glycoside hydrolase family 88/105 protein, whose product MVHKIKYSFLALFIGLISFGQSKSDKKELLPIFWAKKMADSDQKRVPNPVFLDGVKFPKWNYTNGLVTLANQKLYDYTKDQKYWDYGLSYAEQLIDKDGDIQGGYELEKYSLDLINSGKILFEIYEKTNDQRYKTAMDVLHKQLENHPRNSDGGYWHKKSYPWQMWLDGVYMADPFSAEYGLVFNVPKAIDDAILQAELIQKHTFDEETGLNFHGYDEKRAQFWANKTTGTSAHIWGRAQGWYCMALVDILDFVPENHPKRKDLIKIVQKVFKAVLKAQDSNSGVWWQVMDQPARKGNYLESTCSTMFVYSFAKAYNKGYVDKNFLKSAQKGFKGIQKEFIKENAEGTISITKCCAVAGLGGKNPEDRNGSFEYYISEPIRDNDAKAVGPYIMAGIELQKHLDKK is encoded by the coding sequence ATGGTACACAAAATTAAATATAGCTTTCTCGCTCTGTTTATTGGTTTGATTTCTTTCGGACAATCTAAATCAGATAAAAAGGAGTTATTGCCAATTTTCTGGGCGAAGAAAATGGCAGATTCAGACCAGAAACGTGTTCCAAATCCTGTGTTTTTAGACGGTGTAAAATTTCCGAAATGGAACTATACAAATGGCTTGGTGACATTGGCAAATCAGAAATTGTATGATTATACCAAAGACCAAAAATATTGGGATTACGGACTTTCTTATGCCGAACAGCTTATTGACAAAGATGGAGATATTCAAGGTGGTTACGAATTGGAAAAATACAGTCTTGACTTAATTAATTCTGGAAAGATTCTTTTTGAAATTTATGAAAAAACAAATGACCAGCGTTATAAAACCGCAATGGATGTATTGCATAAACAATTAGAAAATCATCCGAGAAATTCTGATGGAGGTTATTGGCATAAAAAAAGTTATCCGTGGCAAATGTGGTTGGACGGCGTTTATATGGCAGATCCTTTTTCAGCAGAATATGGATTAGTTTTTAATGTTCCAAAAGCAATAGACGATGCCATTTTACAAGCAGAATTAATCCAAAAACACACTTTTGATGAAGAAACGGGTTTGAATTTTCATGGTTATGATGAAAAACGTGCACAATTCTGGGCAAATAAAACTACGGGAACTTCTGCACATATTTGGGGTCGTGCGCAAGGCTGGTATTGTATGGCTTTGGTCGATATTTTAGATTTCGTTCCAGAAAATCATCCGAAAAGAAAAGACTTAATAAAGATTGTTCAGAAAGTATTTAAAGCGGTTCTCAAAGCTCAAGATTCTAATTCTGGAGTTTGGTGGCAAGTAATGGATCAGCCAGCAAGAAAAGGAAATTATTTAGAATCGACCTGCTCGACTATGTTCGTTTATTCTTTTGCGAAAGCCTACAACAAAGGATATGTAGATAAAAATTTTCTTAAATCGGCACAAAAAGGATTTAAAGGAATTCAGAAAGAGTTCATCAAAGAAAATGCAGAAGGAACAATTTCTATAACCAAATGTTGTGCTGTTGCGGGATTAGGAGGAAAAAATCCAGAAGATAGAAACGGTTCGTTTGAATATTATATTTCAGAACCTATCAGAGATAACGATGCAAAAGCGGTCGGTCCTTATATAATGGCTGGTATCGAATTGCAAAAACATTTAGACAAAAAATAA
- a CDS encoding glycoside hydrolase family 43 protein: MKFKQLLLTLGLFCYLGAAGQGWNADLGNGKYKNPILHVDYSDPDVCVGEDGYYMTASSFNSVPGLPILHSKDLVNWELIGYALQNLFPIEHYRTVRHGDAVWAPSIRYHNGEYFIYWGDPDFGIFMVKTKNPAGIWEEPVLVKEAKGIIDTCPFWDEDGKAYLSYAFAGSRANVKTVLMLSELAPDGTKLIGNPALVFDGHKGHTTVEGSKIYKKDNYYWIMAPAGGVKPGWQLAMRSKNVWGPYEFKVVLNQGDSPVNGPHQGGYVETPNGEGWFLHFQDRWAYGRVVHLQPVTWKDGWPIMGKDTNKDGIGEPVMEYTKPNVGKTYPATPLISSDEFNSHKLGLQWQWQANQNPAEHWGWSSANLGFMRLNCIPRKEGIKSMWMMPNLLLQKFPGANFTATTKLVFENNPEAGVSSSGLIVFGEDYAYIAIEQDKMGNLNLVQRVLKSARTSKELEKEVASIPVNKKEVSLHAKVEMVQNKEPFDAKVTFYYSIDGKNFKKLGESFKPSAGRWVGAKIGLFATGSKAINDSSYADYDWFRVEEN; this comes from the coding sequence ATGAAATTCAAACAATTACTGCTGACTTTAGGATTATTTTGCTATTTAGGAGCAGCTGGACAAGGCTGGAACGCTGATTTGGGAAATGGAAAATATAAAAACCCAATTTTACATGTAGATTATTCTGATCCTGATGTTTGTGTCGGAGAAGATGGCTATTACATGACGGCTTCTAGTTTTAATAGTGTGCCAGGGCTTCCTATTCTTCATTCTAAAGATCTTGTAAACTGGGAATTGATTGGATATGCATTGCAAAATTTATTTCCTATAGAACATTACAGAACTGTTAGACATGGTGATGCTGTTTGGGCGCCATCAATTCGTTATCACAATGGTGAATATTTTATTTATTGGGGAGATCCAGACTTTGGAATTTTTATGGTAAAAACTAAAAATCCTGCAGGTATTTGGGAAGAACCTGTTTTAGTAAAAGAAGCAAAAGGAATTATCGATACTTGTCCGTTTTGGGATGAAGACGGTAAAGCCTATTTATCTTACGCTTTCGCTGGAAGCCGTGCTAATGTAAAAACGGTTTTAATGTTATCAGAACTTGCTCCCGACGGAACAAAATTGATTGGAAATCCTGCTTTAGTTTTCGACGGACATAAAGGACACACTACTGTTGAAGGCTCTAAAATATATAAAAAAGACAACTATTACTGGATAATGGCTCCTGCGGGAGGCGTAAAACCAGGATGGCAATTGGCTATGCGTTCTAAAAATGTTTGGGGACCATACGAGTTTAAAGTTGTGTTGAACCAAGGCGATTCTCCTGTAAATGGTCCGCATCAAGGCGGTTATGTTGAAACTCCAAATGGAGAAGGCTGGTTCTTACATTTTCAAGACAGATGGGCTTATGGACGAGTTGTGCACTTGCAGCCTGTAACTTGGAAAGACGGCTGGCCAATTATGGGAAAAGATACAAATAAAGATGGCATTGGAGAACCTGTTATGGAATACACAAAACCAAATGTCGGGAAAACTTATCCAGCAACGCCACTTATTTCTTCGGATGAATTTAATAGCCACAAACTAGGTTTACAATGGCAATGGCAAGCCAATCAGAATCCTGCGGAACATTGGGGCTGGTCTTCTGCCAATCTTGGATTTATGCGCTTGAATTGTATTCCGAGAAAAGAAGGAATAAAATCAATGTGGATGATGCCTAATCTTTTATTGCAAAAATTTCCAGGTGCCAATTTTACTGCAACAACAAAATTGGTTTTCGAAAATAACCCAGAAGCTGGAGTTAGCAGTTCAGGTCTGATTGTCTTTGGTGAAGATTACGCCTACATCGCAATTGAACAGGATAAAATGGGTAATCTAAATTTAGTGCAGCGTGTTTTGAAAAGCGCGAGAACTTCTAAAGAACTAGAGAAAGAAGTAGCTTCAATTCCTGTAAATAAAAAAGAAGTGAGTTTACATGCCAAAGTAGAAATGGTTCAAAACAAAGAACCTTTTGATGCTAAAGTTACTTTCTATTACAGTATTGATGGAAAGAATTTCAAAAAACTTGGAGAATCTTTTAAGCCAAGTGCCGGAAGGTGGGTTGGTGCAAAAATTGGACTTTTTGCAACTGGATCAAAAGCGATTAACGACAGCAGTTATGCCGATTACGATTGGTTTAGAGTTGAAGAAAATTAA
- a CDS encoding DUF5123 domain-containing protein: protein MKNSKKLIYILSLIGIIVFGAILQSCDNYEFRYKPVEDLFQPKFVLTAPLVRSNSIAVVWYKVNDAASYTVELHLDNYYKSLYKSYTTTQTQILMDDIPYKTQFYIRVRSNHVNGEHNSQWSYTNALTEDRPPFDAILNPVERVNITETDVTVTWAVSSKNPVDSISVAPAQSAELPSIGRKLTAEEISKGEAKVAGLEKNTLYNLNIFDNNKPRRYDKPYNQVSFRSAGPSASTIIITKGMDLDAILRTNNDDPTIPEGTEYFLEAGSLFKITPFTISKGFKLTGGTQGERPQIEMNGNWNIAEGSYLSSLAFENIRFYQTIDASYFFNSGTAWKIDQITFYNCVFNYFKRGFWRHQGNGKYKEIGNFDMSYCTFDQVGGHTGPYGTFAFGSAGADNVKKAVFSNCTFMRDYYQTTDQNRNFKNLWDYGTSAYPIHLEYQNITIYDYAYNRALINIPSAVGSTLIFKNVLLASACGKVIQAIGANTTTTYGNNYTTTNYLLGASAIQGTELGVSAQNIFADPANGNLMIKDPNSPIVTNRVGDTRWLP from the coding sequence ATGAAAAATTCAAAGAAACTAATTTATATATTATCCCTCATCGGAATAATTGTTTTTGGAGCAATACTGCAATCTTGCGACAATTATGAATTTCGTTATAAACCTGTAGAAGATTTATTTCAGCCAAAATTCGTTCTTACCGCTCCTTTGGTAAGAAGCAACTCGATTGCCGTAGTTTGGTACAAAGTTAACGACGCAGCATCTTACACCGTAGAGTTGCATTTAGACAACTATTATAAAAGTTTGTACAAATCGTACACAACAACTCAAACACAGATTTTAATGGATGATATTCCGTATAAAACACAGTTTTATATCAGAGTAAGATCTAATCATGTTAACGGAGAACACAATTCGCAATGGTCATATACAAATGCGCTTACAGAAGATCGTCCGCCTTTTGATGCAATTTTAAATCCAGTAGAAAGAGTAAATATTACCGAAACAGATGTTACAGTAACTTGGGCGGTTTCTTCTAAAAATCCAGTTGATAGTATTTCTGTTGCGCCTGCACAATCGGCAGAACTTCCTTCTATCGGACGTAAGCTAACTGCAGAGGAAATAAGCAAAGGAGAAGCTAAAGTTGCCGGTTTAGAAAAAAATACTTTATACAATCTAAACATCTTTGATAATAATAAACCAAGACGTTATGATAAACCATACAATCAGGTTTCTTTCCGTTCTGCCGGACCGTCAGCATCTACAATTATCATTACAAAAGGAATGGATTTAGATGCAATCTTGAGAACTAATAATGACGATCCAACTATTCCAGAAGGAACAGAATATTTCTTAGAGGCAGGTTCATTGTTTAAAATTACTCCGTTTACAATCTCAAAAGGATTTAAACTTACTGGAGGAACACAAGGTGAACGTCCGCAGATTGAAATGAACGGAAACTGGAATATTGCAGAAGGATCTTATTTATCTTCTCTTGCTTTTGAAAACATTCGTTTCTATCAAACTATCGATGCAAGTTATTTCTTTAATAGTGGTACAGCTTGGAAAATAGATCAGATTACATTCTACAACTGTGTTTTCAATTACTTCAAGCGTGGTTTCTGGAGACATCAAGGAAATGGTAAATACAAAGAAATCGGAAATTTTGATATGAGTTACTGTACGTTTGATCAAGTTGGAGGACACACAGGACCTTATGGAACATTTGCTTTTGGTTCTGCTGGAGCAGATAATGTGAAGAAAGCGGTTTTCTCTAATTGTACTTTTATGAGAGATTACTATCAGACAACAGATCAGAATAGGAACTTTAAAAACCTTTGGGATTACGGTACATCGGCTTATCCAATTCATTTAGAATATCAAAATATTACGATTTACGATTATGCTTATAACAGAGCGTTAATTAATATTCCGTCTGCGGTAGGATCTACTTTGATCTTTAAAAATGTATTGTTGGCATCTGCCTGCGGTAAAGTGATTCAGGCAATTGGAGCCAATACAACAACTACATACGGTAATAATTATACAACAACAAATTATTTATTAGGAGCTTCTGCTATACAAGGAACAGAATTGGGAGTTAGTGCACAGAACATATTTGCTGATCCTGCAAATGGAAATCTGATGATTAAAGATCCAAATTCGCCAATTGTTACCAATAGAGTAGGAGATACGAGATGGTTGCCTTAA
- a CDS encoding RagB/SusD family nutrient uptake outer membrane protein, with amino-acid sequence MKKIVLSFLLIFALTFTACEDYLDVQPGSGFTQAEVFKSEKDMQSAVAGVYTLMLAEDAYSNRVAFVFNTNTDVEMSGVATNTVNGNGSDIACYDPKPYWTTLNSTWSAMYKIINMANDVLEGIESSDLYKADPKTQPSNVTQMYGEVKTIRAMVYLDMIRIWGDVVFRTKSSTGDENFAVGVTDRNTILEFLIDDLKSVEPLMKNASELDYGVERASRSFNQGLIGLLALTRGGWTLRPDENNPASIGHMERGKNYEQYYDVAIQYLEKVILGRQHDLKLGFREFWIKQNNWETPVNDDVIFSIPMLKNSSGEYGYFAGIPIAQGNHSYGSASGMLSLCGEYLFSFDNKDLRRDVTCAPYGYDLNLNQEMRLGIARLAVGKWSKLYMTSPLGGTSEKGTGVNYSWMRFADVLLMYAEAVNERFGPREDAKECLRRVRRRAFAQADWADKVDNYVQSKSSPELFFKAIMDERKWEFGGESKRKFDLARWNKYSEVVYNQYYKLFNWGRVANGAYVPGIDQVPGNLYYKLINDPVNSGRKILDIQGINQILTANPAGYTVHPFAISWYSLNNDTASYEPINEIKWSFRGFINYNNSSSVSPNNPLRYLCPYPSKVITDHRGAIQNYYGFNF; translated from the coding sequence ATGAAAAAGATAGTATTAAGTTTCCTGCTGATTTTTGCGCTGACTTTTACAGCTTGCGAAGATTATTTAGACGTACAGCCTGGATCGGGCTTTACTCAAGCAGAAGTTTTTAAATCAGAAAAAGACATGCAATCTGCAGTTGCAGGTGTATACACACTAATGTTGGCAGAAGATGCTTATTCTAACCGCGTTGCTTTTGTTTTTAATACCAATACCGATGTAGAAATGTCTGGTGTTGCTACCAATACAGTAAACGGAAACGGCTCTGATATTGCTTGTTATGATCCAAAACCATATTGGACAACTCTAAATTCGACTTGGAGCGCCATGTATAAAATTATCAACATGGCGAATGATGTTTTAGAAGGAATCGAAAGTTCTGATTTGTATAAAGCTGATCCTAAAACACAGCCTTCGAATGTAACGCAGATGTACGGAGAAGTAAAAACAATTCGTGCAATGGTTTATTTGGATATGATTCGTATTTGGGGAGACGTTGTTTTTAGAACAAAATCTTCTACTGGAGATGAAAATTTTGCAGTTGGAGTTACAGACAGAAATACCATTTTAGAATTCCTTATCGATGACTTAAAGTCAGTTGAGCCTTTAATGAAAAATGCTAGTGAATTGGATTATGGTGTAGAACGTGCTTCTAGAAGTTTTAATCAAGGGCTTATTGGTTTGTTGGCTCTTACTCGTGGAGGATGGACACTTCGCCCAGACGAAAATAATCCTGCAAGTATTGGACATATGGAAAGAGGAAAAAACTACGAACAATATTATGACGTTGCTATTCAGTATTTAGAAAAAGTAATTTTAGGAAGACAACATGATTTAAAATTAGGTTTTAGAGAATTTTGGATTAAACAAAACAATTGGGAAACTCCAGTTAATGATGATGTTATTTTCTCTATTCCGATGCTAAAAAACTCTTCTGGAGAATATGGTTATTTCGCAGGAATTCCGATTGCTCAAGGAAATCATTCTTACGGATCAGCTTCAGGAATGCTTAGTTTATGCGGTGAATATCTTTTTTCATTCGATAATAAAGATTTAAGAAGAGATGTTACTTGTGCACCTTATGGTTACGATCTAAATTTAAATCAAGAAATGCGTTTGGGCATCGCTCGTTTAGCAGTTGGAAAATGGTCTAAACTTTACATGACAAGTCCTTTGGGAGGTACTAGTGAAAAAGGAACTGGAGTAAATTATTCTTGGATGCGTTTTGCTGATGTATTGTTAATGTACGCCGAAGCAGTAAACGAACGTTTTGGTCCGCGTGAAGATGCTAAAGAATGTCTAAGACGTGTTAGAAGAAGAGCTTTCGCACAAGCGGATTGGGCAGATAAAGTAGATAATTATGTACAGTCCAAAAGTTCACCAGAATTATTCTTTAAAGCCATTATGGACGAACGTAAATGGGAATTTGGAGGAGAAAGCAAGCGTAAGTTCGATTTAGCTCGCTGGAATAAATATAGTGAAGTGGTTTACAATCAATATTATAAATTGTTTAACTGGGGACGCGTAGCTAACGGAGCTTATGTTCCAGGAATAGATCAAGTTCCAGGAAATCTGTATTACAAACTTATTAACGATCCTGTCAATTCAGGCAGAAAAATTCTAGATATACAGGGAATCAATCAAATCCTGACGGCAAATCCAGCGGGTTATACCGTACATCCATTCGCGATAAGCTGGTATTCATTAAATAATGATACTGCGAGTTACGAACCGATAAATGAGATTAAATGGAGTTTTAGAGGATTTATAAATTATAATAATTCGTCGTCGGTTTCACCAAACAATCCGTTGCGTTATTTGTGTCCTTATCCATCAAAAGTGATTACAGATCACCGTGGAGCCATTCAAAATTATTATGGTTTTAATTTTTAA